GTCCGAAGCATTGTGGAATCACCGACGCCGTGAACTGGTGGCCGTTCGGTCCCGCTGGGAACGACGGGTACCGACGCCCCATTGGTCCCGCGAGCGTGACAGTAATGCCTGAATTTAATCACGGATACGAACATATGAGAACCAAAGACGACCCATTTCAGATGAAACACACTGTTATTCTACAACAACTAGCATTCTTGGAACGCATAAACTTTACCCTTGATATATTTCCTTTTCCTATTTATCGCGTAGATTTTGTCCACACTTTTACAGGTGTGTACTCTATATATCTATACCGTACTACTCTCTATATATCATGTTATAATATAAGTATGACATCTAATCACTTTTCTCAAAACTACGCTTACATCGACTCTATGAAAGTTGATGTTCGTATAGAACCAGCATAACGTAAATAAAGAATATGATAGAATATCTAAACGTAACATAAAATATTCATCCTTCAAAGTCATTTCCACAAGTGACATTTGTTACAGGGGAAATTGCATTATTCTAACCAAGGAAGGACGCCAGAGAACTTAAACAACTAAAGTATATAGATATTAATTCCCAAATAGCATAGCTCGATATATAAGCTAGGAGTATTGATTCTAGTTCCGTTTCAAAGACTTCGTTCcattatcttttttaaaaattatttatttcaagtACGAGGAAAAGATATGCTGAACAATGTATTCATGCATGCAAACAAACTTCCAGACATGTCATGAAACAACAAGGGAGAGCAGCAATACCGTAATCGTGGAGCCGAAGAAATCCGCAAAGGCCGACCGGAAGCTTCGGAAGAAGTCCTCAAAGGCCTCAACCGGCTTCCTGCCGCTGAGGACGGGCAATTCGTCGACCGCGAACGAGAGGTACTCCTCATGGTGCCGCCCATATCGGTCGGTGAAGAGAATATCGGGGTCTGCGGCGGCAGCGCGGGAGACCCACTCGGGGAGGGGGACTCCAGGGCGGCGGTGGGAGCCGTGGAGGCAGAGGGTGGCACGGACGCGGAGTCCGGCAGCGCGGGCCATCTCGACGAGGGCCGCGTGGCTGGCCCAGTCGAATTGGGCCGGGTCAGAATCAGGCTGGGCCGCGGCCCAGAAGATGGGGAGCTCGACGCCGTAGGCGCCCAGAAGCTTCAGGGCCCG
This genomic stretch from Ananas comosus cultivar F153 unplaced genomic scaffold, ASM154086v1, whole genome shotgun sequence harbors:
- the LOC109705266 gene encoding inactive beta-amylase 9-like yields the protein MEAVLTGPKVAAAAAKGLAFPARRLGFGESVRVGSGIERVGFDAAMRRNRAIRVEAGGFRAALVKETNESPRKMNSAQTGPVELFVGLPMDVASARSGVNHAKAIAAGLRALKLLGAYGVELPIFWAAAQPDSDPAQFDWASHAALVEMARAAGLRVRATLCLHGSHRRPGVPLPEWVSRAAAADPDILFTDRYGRHHEEYLSFAVDELPVLSGRKPVEAFEDFFRSFRSAFADFFGSTITVLLLSLVVS